The Fodinibius salinus nucleotide sequence AATACTTGTCTTATACTACTCCAAAAAATATATCAATCATTTTCAGGCCGTTGCCCTCCTATGAATAAATAGCTATCCTAGGGTTCATACTGAATCGCAGATTAGTTGTTTGTAATGGACATTGCCGCCTACTTAAATGCTCTTGCAGGACTCTTTGTCATCATTGATCCCATCGGCGCCGCACTCATCTTTCATTCGCTGGTACCGCCGGGTGAATCGCGTCACCGGCGCATCATGGCTTTTAAAGCTATCACCATTTCTGTGGTTTTGCTGATTGTCTTTGGCAACTATGGACAGCCACTGCTAGAACTACTGGGCATAAACATACAGTCGCTGCGCATTGCCGGCGGACTGCTACTCTTTTACACCGCCTTTAATATGGTTACTGAAGAAATCGAGTACTCTACAGCCGACAAAAAG carries:
- a CDS encoding MarC family protein, encoding MDIAAYLNALAGLFVIIDPIGAALIFHSLVPPGESRHRRIMAFKAITISVVLLIVFGNYGQPLLELLGINIQSLRIAGGLLLFYTAFNMVTEEIEYSTADKKKDISVFPMSIPLLAGPGSLTLSILLFSKSAEMSADIGVMAAILTVCLLTLILMLVSKYLKKIIGQTGDEILKRFLGVILAALAIQFVYDGIANIAG